A segment of the Asinibacterium sp. OR53 genome:
TGGAAAGCGTCGGGCGTGCATACCAGTTGTTTGTGATTGGGGGGCGCTATGCCATAGGCTTTCAGCTTTTGTTTGCCGCTTTCACTCATCCAATCGGTGGTCCAGGCAGGCGACAATACCTGCTTTACCTGTACCTGTGCAAACCCTTGCTGCAACAACGCTATCCGTATGTTCATGCCAATGACGTCCATGGCGGGGCAACCAGAATAGGTAGGCGTGATCACAACTTCCACTTCCTGTTCACTCTTTACATGCACTTCCCGCACAATGCCCAGGTCGAGTATGCTCAATACAGGCACTTCAGGGTCGAATATGTTTTCAAACAGTTTCCATATGGTAGCTTCATTTACCATGTTGCACCGGGATAGGTTCTTTGCAGGCTTTGCATTTCGGCCAGTATATAACCCAGGTGTTCGGTATGGATGCCTTCTTTGCCGCCTTTTTGCATCCAGCCTTGCTGAGGCAATGTCAATGTTGCTTCTTCCATGACTTCTGCAACTTTCTGTTGCCACTGCATTTGAACAAGGTTCAGGTCAACACCAAAGCCTGGTGTTTCGTATGCAGCAGGTACAAAAAGTTCTCCTGTATAAACCCATAAGTTGTCAACTGCATCTTCCATTTTTTGTTTGCTTTCTTCTGTGCCATCGCCCAGGCGGATCACCCATTCGCTGCTCCAGCGAAGATGGTAAGTAACTTCTTTCAGCGATTTTTCTGCAATAGCGGCTAGTTGTACATCGGTACTATTGATCAGTTGCTGGAACAAATAGTATTGATACGTGCTGAAAAAGAATTGACGTAACACGGTTTGTCCCCAATGGCCATTGGGCAATTCCACCAACAGGCAATTCTTGTATGCTCTTTCATCGCGCAGGTAAGCCAGCGTATCTTCTGTTGCATCACCCCCTTGTATCGATGCGGCATATTGGTACAAGTTGCGTGCCTGCCCAATCAGGTCGAGCGCAATATTGGTCAATGCAATATCCTGTTCCAGCACCGGTCCGTGACCACACCATTCGCTGTTGCGGTGTCCTAATATCAATGCACTATCGGCCAGGAATAAGCAATAATGGAGAAGAGGATCATGCATGATCTAAATATGTTTCAGTTCCTGTGGAAGATCGTAAAAAGTAGGATGCCGGTAAGCTTTATCATTCGCGGGATCGTACAAAGAGGCTGCTTCATCGGGATTGCTTGCATGGATGTATTTGCTTTCCACTACCCATATGCTCACGCCTTCCATCCTGCGGGTATACACATCCCTTGCATTCTCAATAGCCATCGCGGCATCGGCTGCGTGCAGACTACCCACATGTTTGTGATCGAGGCCCTGTTTGCTGCGGATGAATATTTCCCATAAAGGCCATTCATGCTTGTTGTGTTTTCCCGTGGAAACATCGGCAGGTCCCTGTTTCGATTCACCGTAATCGCCGTAATAATATTTCCGGATATATGCTTTCATGTAAATGATTAAGCTGCTTGTTGTTTCTTTTTCGATGCATGTGCGGCAGCGGCTTCACGCACCCAGGCGCCCTCTTCCCAGGCTTTCCTGCGGGCACTGAGCCTTTCTTTGTTGCAGGGGCCATTGCCCTGTATCACCTGCCAGAACTCATCCCAATTGATAGCACCAAAATCATAATGCCCTTTTGCTTCATTCCAGCGCAGATCGGGATCGGGCAAACTGAGGTTCAATGTCTTTACCTGTTCTGCGCAGATATCGATGAATTTCTGGCGCAGTTCGTCGTTGCTGAAACGTTTGATCTTCCATTTCATACTCAACTGTGAATTGGGACTCTCATCGTCTTTTGGACCAAACATCATGACACTGGGCCACCACCAGCGGTTGACGGCATCCTGTGCCATCGCGCGTTGCGCTTCGGTACCGCGGCTCAGCGTGAGCAGTATTTCAAAACCCTGTCGTTGGTGAAAACTTTCTTCTTTGCACACACGCACCATGGCGCGGGCATAAGGCCCGTAACTGCTTCTGCACAAAAGCACCTGGTTCATGATGGCTGCACCGTCTACCAGCCAGCCGATGGCGCCCATATCGGCCCAGGTGAGGGTAGGGTAATTGAAGATGGAAGAATATTTTGCTTTGCCGCTGTGCAGTTGCTCGTACATTTCATCGCGACTGATACCCAATGTTTCGGCAGCCGAATACAAATAAAGACCATGACCTGCTTCATCCTGTACTTTGGCCAATAAAATGGCTTTGCGGCGCAGGTTGGGTGCACGCGTGATCCAGTTGCCTTCGGGCAGCATGCCTACGATTTCACTGTGTGCATGCTGACTGATCTGCCGGATCAATGTTTGCCGGTATTTTTCCGGCATCCAGTCGCGCGGCTCGATCCTGATCTCTTTATCGATCTTATCCTGGAATATCTTTTCAAAATCCTGGTCCATCCTGAATCTGGTTAGGTAACAAAGGTA
Coding sequences within it:
- the paaA gene encoding 1,2-phenylacetyl-CoA epoxidase subunit PaaA, translating into MDQDFEKIFQDKIDKEIRIEPRDWMPEKYRQTLIRQISQHAHSEIVGMLPEGNWITRAPNLRRKAILLAKVQDEAGHGLYLYSAAETLGISRDEMYEQLHSGKAKYSSIFNYPTLTWADMGAIGWLVDGAAIMNQVLLCRSSYGPYARAMVRVCKEESFHQRQGFEILLTLSRGTEAQRAMAQDAVNRWWWPSVMMFGPKDDESPNSQLSMKWKIKRFSNDELRQKFIDICAEQVKTLNLSLPDPDLRWNEAKGHYDFGAINWDEFWQVIQGNGPCNKERLSARRKAWEEGAWVREAAAAHASKKKQQAA
- the paaC gene encoding 1,2-phenylacetyl-CoA epoxidase subunit PaaC; the protein is MHDPLLHYCLFLADSALILGHRNSEWCGHGPVLEQDIALTNIALDLIGQARNLYQYAASIQGGDATEDTLAYLRDERAYKNCLLVELPNGHWGQTVLRQFFFSTYQYYLFQQLINSTDVQLAAIAEKSLKEVTYHLRWSSEWVIRLGDGTEESKQKMEDAVDNLWVYTGELFVPAAYETPGFGVDLNLVQMQWQQKVAEVMEEATLTLPQQGWMQKGGKEGIHTEHLGYILAEMQSLQRTYPGATW
- the paaB gene encoding 1,2-phenylacetyl-CoA epoxidase subunit PaaB, translated to MKAYIRKYYYGDYGESKQGPADVSTGKHNKHEWPLWEIFIRSKQGLDHKHVGSLHAADAAMAIENARDVYTRRMEGVSIWVVESKYIHASNPDEAASLYDPANDKAYRHPTFYDLPQELKHI
- the paaD gene encoding 1,2-phenylacetyl-CoA epoxidase subunit PaaD produces the protein MVNEATIWKLFENIFDPEVPVLSILDLGIVREVHVKSEQEVEVVITPTYSGCPAMDVIGMNIRIALLQQGFAQVQVKQVLSPAWTTDWMSESGKQKLKAYGIAPPNHKQLVCTPDAFQEEEAVQCPHCGSYHTRLVSRFGSTACKALYQCNDCQEPFDYFKCH